Proteins found in one Oncorhynchus mykiss isolate Arlee chromosome 17, USDA_OmykA_1.1, whole genome shotgun sequence genomic segment:
- the LOC110494535 gene encoding ataxin-1 has translation MSTTLTPETGLGRESLPPKKRDPRPGLSEQPPAVTFKVPFPYKSHNEVKPYNASYSDLLPPTPASVPPLYQPWTQSPTTASTTRVNPYLPSPVNDSYGWAEWKEHYYRGWAAVPSGWEVPYILHHPSEYPRHPSVCRHMVLPTEEPSGVEAGYRWHLNKKVREKLSPHTTQQSRQSGPYMRRRKQGGHQPRPSSGTGSAPLNTALSPTANRNLHHHPELVYTNLSTAPKYHASGQSPLEFEAQSSIRPSLIDQSTEKYWTMGVTEKVCVPPHLSSHHSSYPSTSSDQLPWLLPHFAAGSLIELKDGRLRRVEDLQTEDFLIGAEACPELRLSCCTVQHISPSTAPSLSRLLILLHEEHSQEFLDVYVEYPFFVRGRGWSSCCPQRTARLCGLRCHQLSVGDVCLALIPTSPSVPPPTQPQRPGTPAKGPKPLQTSCPQAPLPPAPDRPKAGQRGGLEPARKRRWSAPELRGPGTNCPD, from the exons ATGAGCACCACACTAACCCCAGAGACCGGCCTAGGCAGAGAGAGTCTCCCACCCAAGAAGAGGGACCCCAGACCAGGCCTCTCAGAGCAGCCTCCTGCTGTCACGTTCAAGGTCCCCTTCCCCTACAAGAGCCATAATGAAGTCAAGCCCTACAATGCATCTTACTCAGACCTGCTCCCTCCTACACCTGCATCTGTGCCCCCGCTATACCAGCCCTGGACCCAGTCCCCCACCACAGCCTCCACCACCAGAGTCAACCcctatctcccctctcctgtcaATGACAGCTATGGCTGGGCTGAGTGGAAGGAGCACTATTACAGAGGTTGGGCTGCAGTGCCTTCAGGGTGGGAAGTTCCCTACATTCTCCATCACCCCTCAGAATACCCACGCCACCCCTCTGTCTGCAGACACATGGTCTTGCCTACAGAGGAGCCCAGTGGGGTGGAAGCAGGGTACAGATGGCACCTTAATAAAAAAGTGAGGGAGAAGTTAAgtccacacaccacacagcaaAGCAGACAGAGCGGCCCATATATGAGAAGAAGGAAACAGGGGGGCCACCAGCCACGACCCAGCTCAGGGACAGGTTCTGCCCCACTGAACACTGCTCTATCTCCTACCGCCAACAGGAACCTACACCACCACCCTGAACTGGTATACACAAACCTCTCCACAGCCCCTAAGTACCATGCTTCAGGGCAAAGTCCTTTGGAGTTTGAGGCACAATCTTCCATAAGACCATCACTTATTGATCAATCAACAGAGAAATATTGGACCATGGGAGTAACAGAAAAAGTATGTGTGCCTCCACATCTCTCCTCCCATCACTCTTCCTACCCTTCCACCTCTTCTGACCAGCTGCCCTGGTTGCTCCCTCACTTTGCGGCAGGCTCTTTAATCGAGCTCAAAGATGGGCGGCTGAGGAGGGTTGAGGATTTGCAGACAGAAGACTTCCTAATCGGCGCGGAGGCTTGTCCAGAGCTGCGTCTGAGTTGCTGCACTGTGCAGCACATCTCCCCCTCCACagccccctccctctcccgcctCCTCATCCTCCTACACGAGGAACACTCTCAG GAGTTCCTGGATGTGTATGTGGAGTACCCGTTCTTTGTACGTGGGCGTGGCTGGTCCTCCTGCTGTCCCCAGAGAACAGCCCGTCTTTGTGGCCTCCGCTGCCACCAACTTAGTGTGGGTGACGTCTGCCTGGCTCTCATACCCACATCACCCTCCGTTCCCCCACCTACCCAACCCCAGCGTCCTGGCACCCCAGCTAAAGGGCCTAAGCCCCTGCAAACATCCTGCCCCCAGGCTCCTCTTCCCCCTGCTCCAGATAGGCCAAAAGCAGGGCAGAGAGGGGGGTTGGAACCAGCACGGAAGAGGCGTTGGTCAGCCCCTGAGCTGCGTGGCCCAGGCACCAACTGCCCGGACTGA